DNA sequence from the Carassius carassius chromosome 6, fCarCar2.1, whole genome shotgun sequence genome:
CCATTGCATTCAGATTCAGAATAGGAGGGATGATTTGTGGTTGAGTCAAATCTCGTGGAAACCCATGAGGGGTAAGAAGGCACAGGCTGCAGGTTAGTCTCTGAGTCTCCATCACAAAGTCCCCCTATTTTGAAATACAACATGCATAAATGAAATCTAGCATGCAAGCAAATACTGTGTTTAGTAATTATGTCACTCACAACAAGAATTTACTAGTTACTATTTAGTAAATGTGCATCTTCACCTATATCCTTCGTTTCTGGGGTTTCGTCCTTAAGGTGATCAGGTAGCATCCCATTGGACTGCCAGAGGAACAAATCATTGATGGTGAATTATGTGATTTTGAATGTTAAGAGCAGTTTTAGAAGAGAACAAATTAAATCGAATTGTAGTCTGTATTCAAGATATACAATCTCTGTACCATGAAATATGAATATTGAATTTGATGTGTtagtaatactttacaataaggtctcattagttaacattagttaatgcatgaaGTGAAAACAACTTACAATGAGTGATATATTTGTTGcagtatttattattctttattgaTGATAGTTGTTAAAAACTGTTCATGTTAGCTGttgattaaataatattatacactGAAAACAAAATCTTTAGACTATTTTTTTTCACTAGtgaatttcataaataattacaaGACAAGTATTGAAATAAACCTactccaatttaaaaaaaaaaattctactctaATAATGTATAAGTAAATTACACTGATAAATGCTTTAGATGGATTTTTCACTCTCGGTTCATGTTAAATCAAAATATACTAGAGCCCAACATAAATTAGGAATGTTAATCATATGTGAACAAAAAAAGGCAGCCGTATGTAAATTGTCACTGCTGGAGAAAAGCAGTTTGTCTGTCATGAGCATGATTTGTAAACAATTACAGGTATGTTCAAATGTGTCTCTCACACTAACCTCTTGATGGCAGTGCTGGACCGTGTCCTGATCTATGAAGTTATCTCTATGGACGGTTACAAAAACTCCTGCACCATACTGTGTGTCTTCTTATCCAGAAAGCAAAGAGTAAAAATAACACAGGGTaagaaattataattttacatttttaatatcaaTATCTATTCAAAAGTTGgtcatgttttaattattttctatataaaaaaattaaatacaacaaatagataaaaaaaaaaaaaacactattattaatgctattattttgttgtatatttgccaatttatacatttattcctCTATGTATTACCAGATAAGTACTTAGTATTCAAATAATTAGAAAtcaaatatttagtaatatatgtaatattactCATCACTTATCTGGATTAATTTGTAAAACCTTACATCAATTTTATCACCCATGTTGGGACAACTAAATAAGTGAAAAATAAAGGTGTTCACACACACTACATACAGTACACTACACTCACGGTTTTCAGTTGTCTCGATCTCTCTTTCTGACTGTTCACACCTCATGTTGTCAggtctctcctctttaataatgAGACAATCAGGCTCGTCATCTTCTACAGACTGATAAAAACCACAATGCTGTCATGATTCCTGATGCATTATTACTGGTCAAATGTGCTCTTGGTTTgtgaaatacaacccgaattccggaaaagttgggacgttttttaaattttaataaaatgaaaactaaaggaatttcaaatcacatgagccaatattttattcacaatagaacatagataacgtagcaaatgtttaaactgagaaattttacacttttatccacttaattagctcatttaaaatgtaatgcctgctacaggtctcaaaaaagttggcacgggggcaacaaatggctaaaaaagaaagcagttttgaaaagattcagctgggagaacatctagtgattaattaagttaattgatatcaggtctgtaacatgattagctataaaagctttgtcttagagaagcagagtctctcagaagtaaagatgggcagaggctctccaatctgtgaaagactgcgtaaaaaaattgtggaaaactttaaaaacaatgttcctcaacgtcaaattgcaaaggctttgcaaatctcatcatctacagtgcataacatcatcaaaagattcagagaaactggagaaatctctgtgcgtaagggacaaggccggagacctttattggatgcccgtggtcttcgggctctcagacgacactgcatcactcatcggcatgattgtgtcaatgacattactgaatgggcccaggaatactttcagaaaccactgtcggtaaacacaatttcgctgtgccatcagcagatgccaactaaagctctatcatgcaaaaaggaagccatatgtgaacatggtccagaagggccgtcgtgtcctgtgggccaaggctcatttaaaatggactatttcaaagtggaatagtgttttatggtcaggcgagtccaaatttgacattcttgttggaaatcacggacgccgtgtcctccgggctaaagaggagggagaccttccagcatgttatcagcgttcagttcaaaagccagcatctctgatggtatgggggtgcataagtgcatacggtatgggcagttgcatgttttggaaggctctgtgaatgctgaaaggtatataaaggttttagagcaacatatgcttccctccaaacaacgtctatttcagggaaggccttgtttatttcagcaggacaatgcaaaaccacatactgcagctataacaaccgcatggcttcgtcgtagaagagtccgggtgctaacctggcctgcctgcagtccagatctttcacctatagagaacatttggcgcatcattaaacgaaaaatacgtcaaagacgaccacgaactcttcagcagctggaaatctatataaggcaagaatgggaccaaattccaacagcaaaactccagcaactcatagcctcaatgcccagacgtcttcaaactgttttgaaaagaaaaggagatgctacaccatggtaaacatgccccgtcccaactattttgagacctgtagcagaaatcaaaattgaaatgagctcattttgtgcataaaattgtaaactttctcagtttaaacatttgctatgttatctatgttctattgtgaataaaatattggctcatgtgatttgaaagtcttttagttttcattttattaaaattaaaaaaacgtcccaacttttccggaattcgggttgtacagttTCTTACTTCTTGCTGGCAATGCTGGACTGTGTTCTGGTCTATGAAGTTATCTCTGCAGACTGTTACAGAGACTCCTGCACTCCTGTACTGGCTGTCATCTTTATCTGCAACATGGACATATCAGTATATaatgcaaaaagaaaataatatgtaatatccatatgtaataaaatacttaaatacagTTGTTGTTGCATAATTCACATATATCTGTGAACTTTGCATTAGTTAAAATCTCCTTAAAAGCTATATTTTGTCATCATGTTGACATCAACTAATCACAGATCTGACCACTATATGCATTTATTCCCCAAAGTACCTTACAgcgaaaataaaacaatacaccaTACTCACGATTTTCAGTAGTCTCGGTTTCTCTTTCTGACTGCTCACACCTCTCATTGTCAGGTCTCTCCTCTTTAATACGGAGAATGTCTGGCTCGTCAATCTCTACAGACTGATCAAAGGTACAATGTTGTCATGATTGTAAATGTTTAgggtaaaaaaaatgtgttcttaAAGGTAGCAACTTTTTCATTGAACAAGCATGCATGATATTGATAAAAATGACATTAATGGAATTTACagtattacaaaagatttctatttcaaataaatgctgttcttttgaactttgtgcttcaaagaattctgaaaataagcactgttttcaatttttttttgttaattttcaaCATAGTTACTATGCTGTTATTATgaggaccaaatcagcataatagatacagcatattatgatttctgaaggatcatgttcaATCAATCTTTGCTTTTACTGTATCTATCTgtacaaaaacaactcaatgaTAGTAAGTGACGTATAATATTTGAAGTACTTTTTTTAGGTGTTTAATTATCAATGAAACGCTAATAACGCTAAAGATGAAATCTGTGATTAATGGGGAAGTAACGTTATAAGTTGAAAAAGGTTCAGTGGAACTGTCAGATTGAATGAACAGGTAACTGAGGTTTGTAGTTTGCAGTGTACAAAACGAGACATTCACTGTTTCCGCAGACCTGGTCTAGTGTTTCGGGTTGAAGACGCGAGACTTCACGAGAGCAAGctgtttcatcatcatcatcctcattagACAGCGAAGCGATTTTCACACTAATTCGACCTGGAAACAGATCACGTTCTCCATTAGTAATTAATGAGTTATAACAGTGACTTTTAACAGAATGGAATTAGTCCAACATCATCACTATTGTCTAAAACCATGATCAGGCCTTTGTTACCTGATTCTTTTTCGTGACCTCCTATTTTTGTCAAAGCAGTTGATTCGTTTCTTAGTTTGTGCGCTCTTCGATGAAACGAATCCCGGATTTCtatcattttgattttatttttaaggagGTTGTTCTCCTTCTGTGTTTGGCATATTTCAAGCTGTAATTCGGTATAGCTGTCCTCAACAAGTTTGCATATTTCTGCAACAGCGGCGTTTGCGAGCACTTCCATGACTGAAGCGATTTGCGTCTGAAAAGTTACTGTATTTGCCATTGCATTGGAATTTATTAAGATGAAGCTCCTTTAATAATAGCGAGGCAGTCTTTACAATAACATATATCCTTCTAAATTAGTATGGCTCTCGAAACCGTTGTTGTATACAGCTCGAAACGCGTCGCGAAGCTGACCAATTAGTCGACAACATCCGCTTgtgcttttcaaaataaaagcagcccGTAAATAGGCATGGAGTGAACGTAACGGTTTATTTGGAAAATTCTCGGATGTTAAAACCAGAACCTGGCACGGACCCAGAAGGCTAAACATTATTTCTTATGTTCTGGTCAATTTTGAAATGGAAGTAGGCTATTTATTCCATtgcaatttatttgtttatggaCAAAGTAGATTTTAATTACAATACAATTTTTTGTCAtgcaacattttatttctaaaacatATGTTTGTATGCTTATTTctctctatatatttttatatttaatatttcagaaaACTTCTAAAGTTTTTCCAATGCAATCAACTGGGGGAGTGTGGCAatcttttagtatttttttttttgtcctattcACCCGGAGTGTCTTGCCTTACAGAAATCAATCATAAAAAGCATAGATTgctgggttttttattttttatttttttttactttcataacTTTTTCAATATTTGGTTTTGGCGTTTGGAGTATACGTGTTCATGATGTCAATTATAAAAGTACTGAGGCATTTATCAGTAACGTTTCCTGCACAGAAAGTCAGTGCTGGTACGTAAAACAGAAAGcgaattcatgtttttaaaagcagaTCTGAATCCCTGTAGTTATGTGATTTCGGTCATTGGTAAATTATTAATGTCTCCTTTTTCGCTTTCATCTGTGAAATCACTTATTGTTTTAAagtagtaatgttttttttttccttatccCTGAACCGATTACTATAAAGCAGAATTgcttctaaaaacaaaaatgttaactaaaataaatgtgtgtacattttatatatttatttatataacttttaattTAGGATGCAATTATTCATTTTACAGTACTATTCAGAATGTTTTCCATTTGTTCcatgaattttgaaaaaaattacaaattgacCATTATTTACCTAGCATTGCTGAATTGTATCATTTTCTGTGGGGGAAACAATCTAAACAAACTGCACCTTGACATTTTAATTGTGGAACAGAGGATGTTTTCCTTCTCGGGGAGCACATTGAGGAGACCCAGTTTGGCATTGACAACCATCAGTCTGATTTGTTGTCAATGGTTGTGTCCGTGTTTCTAAAGATAATTAACCTTGCCTCTCTTGAACTACAGAAAGGGAGCACGAGAAAGAAGCTCTGCAAAACAGTCCTCTTTCAGggggtttagtgtgtgtgtgtgtgtcagagagagagagagagagagagagaggtgtgtgtgtgtgtgtgtgtgtgtgtgagagagagagagagagagagagagagagagagaggtgtgtgtgtgtgtgtgtgtgtgtgtgtgagagagagagagagagagagagagagagagagagggagagtgtgtgtgtctgtccagGGCCGGATTAAGAATTCCAAGGCCCCTGGGCACAATGTCTTGTAGGGCCCCCCCCCCACCAACCgccattccccccccccccccccccccccccaccccaatcaagcttttacatttttggttactatTTGCTGGTAAAATCTCTACTGAGCAACTAGCTGGCATTTGCAATCACATAGAGCCTCACCTTTACCAATCCAGTTCTATGAATCAAAATAACTTTCAtaattcacaaacaaacacataacacACCTATTAATGTCTCCTTCCTGTCGgtctcttttctcctctcctgtcctcttTTCCTCGGTTCTCCAGACCAGGGGCTGCCACTCTTTGTCTCTCTCCCCCTTTTCCTGTGATGAAAAAGTGAAATGGTAGAAGACACATTACAAGATGATTTAAACTGTATTCTGGTATAATATTGGTTGCTTTTGAATTACAATTTCTGGAGTCATGACCTGTCCAAAAATTGACAAAACTGTTTCACATAAGCTGTTATAAGCtgttgcataaacacacacacacacaaacactcaaacacacaccacacacacacaaacactcaaacacacactcaaacacccaaacacacagtatacctcctcctcctctcctcaggggctgtctgtctatctgtctttctcctcaggtgctgtctgtgtgtgtgtctgtctttctcctcctctcctcaggggctctctgtctatctgtctttctcctcaggtgctgtgtgtgtgtctgtctttctcctcaggtgctgtctgtgtgtgtgtctgtctttctcctcctctcctcaggggctgtctgtctatctgtctttctcctcaggtgctgtctgtgtgtgtgtctgtctttctcctcctctcctcaggggctctctgtctatctgtctttctcctcaggtgctgtgtgtgtgtctgtctttctcctcaggtgctgtctgtgtgtctgtctgtctttctcctcaggtgctgtgtgtgtgtctgtctttctcctcaggtgctgtctgtgtgtctgtctgtctttctcctcaggggctgtctgtctatctgtctttctcctcaggtgctgtctgtgtgtctgtctttctcctcctctcctcaggtgctgtctgtctttgtcctcctctcctcaggtgctgtctgtctatctgtctttctcatcctctcctcaggtgctgtctgtctttctcctcctctcctcaggggctgtctgtctatctgtctttctcctcaggggctctctgtctatctgtctttctcctcaggtgctgtcggtgtgtctgtctttctcctcaggtgctgtcggtgtgtctgtctttctcctcaggtgctgtctgtgtgtgtgtctgtctttctcctcctctcctcaggggctctctgtctatctgtctttctcctcaggtgctgtgtgtgtgtctgtctttctcctcaggtgctgtctgtgtgtgtgtctgtctttctcctcctctcctcaggggctgtctgtctatctgtctttctcctcaggtgctgtctgtgtgtgtgtctgtctttctcctcctctcctcaggggctctctgtctatctgtctttctcctcaggtgctgtgtgtgtgtctgtctttctcctcaggtgctgtctgtgtgtctgtctgtctttctcctcaggtgctgtgtgtgtgtctgtctttctcctcaggtgctgtctgtgtgtctgtctgtctttctcctcaggggctgtctgtctatctgtctttctcctcaggtgctgtctgtgtgtctgtctttctcctcctctcctcaggtgctgtctgtctttgtcctcctctcctcaggtgctgtctgtctatctgtctttctcatcctctcctcaggtgctgtctgtctttctcctcctctcctcaggggctgtctgtctatctgtctttctcctcaggggctctctgtctatctgtctttctcctcaggtgctgtcggtgtgtctgtctttctcctcaggtgctgtcggtgtgtctgtctttctcctcaggtgctgtctgtgtgtctgtctttctcctcctctcctcaggtgctgtctgtctttgtcctcctctcctcaggggctgtctgtctttgtcctcctctcctcaggggctgtctgtctatctgtctttctcatcctctcctcaggtgctgtctgtctttctcctcctctcctcaggggctgtctgtctatctgtctttctcctcaggtgctgtctgtctatctgtctttctcctcaggtgctgtctgtctatctgtctttctcctcaggtgctgtcggtgtgtctgtctttctcctcaggggctgtctgtgtgtctgtctttctccttctctcctcTCTCCATCTGCCCTTAAAAATACTTCTTCCTGGCTTTCCTATTAGCAAACTCAGTTACAATATCATCAAAATCCAAGTCCATGACCAGCTGAGATTCAATGGCCATCAGTGAAAGTGCACTGAGgcgattttgtgtttgtgttgttctgAGTTCATTTTTAATTCTTGCCATTTGTGAAAAAGATCTTTCTCCTTCAGAGTTTGTAACCGGCAGTGTCAAAAAAATATGTAGGGCTACAAACAAATTGGGGAAAGTTGATTGCAGACCATGTTTCAAGAGCACCTGCAGCAGTTTTTGAGGAGACTTATCCTGCTCGCTCTCTATAAAGAATCTGAACTGGATAATTTCATCTGCAAGGTTCTGATCTAAATCCGAAGGATATGAAGCGCTGAGTGCATCCGCTTGTTTACGAACAGTGGGCAAATCTTCTGATTCCATGTTCAGTAGAATCCCAAAGATGTCATTAACGTTCCGGTATGCATCCAGTCTATGGTCTAAACAGCTGATTAGCTTATCAATAATGACATTGAATGTTTCTACCTGGTATCGCTCCTGGCCTTTCAGAGTTACTTGATGCTCTGTGCATTCATCTGAAAATGCTTTGCGCTTTTTGACCCTCTGCAGTTCATCTTTATATGACTGACACACACTGGGAATGTTCTTTGCAGAGGTTTCAAAATGGTCAAATTGTTCTCTAAGGGATTCAACCCATGATATCAAAGACCTGAACAGATTAATTGCAGTCATCAGATCAATGTCGGCCTTTTGTAATGCCTCGCTTGTCACTTTAAATCTGCTTAAGAGACAGTGCCAAAACTGTGCCATAAATGACATGTCAAGAGTGCCCAGTTTTGAGAACAGTGCTGCTGCCTCGTTGCGTGTGTCACGGTTTTCTTCTGTATCAGAAGAAATGCTCTGAAGTATAGCCCTGATTTGTGCATAATTGCCACAAAGGGCTTTAGCTGCATCTGCACGGCAACTCCAACGTGTTGATGACAGTGATTTCAACGTCATATCTACCTTGATGTCTGCATTATTGAAGAATCTGTTCCATCTACGAGTGGAACCCGCACAAAATGCATATAGGGACTGCATGAGGCCGAAGAACTGACTTGCATTTTGACAActgccatcaatactgttgacacCCACCAAATTGAGAGAATGTGCTGCACAgggtatgtaatggattaatggattttttttcttcaagtgaGCCTGCAGCCCATTGTAACGCCCTGACATATTGCTTGCATTGTCATATGCCTGGCCTCTGCAGTTTGCAATATCTAAGCCTAAATTGTCAAGCATAGCCATTACAGTATCAGCCAGACTCTCCCCTGTGTGACTCTCAATTGGTACAAAGCCAACAAATCGTTCAATTATTTTTCCTTCGTTATtcacaaatctaaaaataaatgtcagCTGGTCAGTATGTGACAGGTCAGGTGTAGAGTCCACTATTACAGAAAAATACTTTGCCTGCCTTATCTCTGCAGCTATGATATCTTTTACTTTGTTGCCCATTTGCTGAATCAATTCCTCGCATATAGTGGATGAAAGATAGGATGTGCTGCCTCTACCCTTCTGTCCATACTTATTAATGTGCTCGGCGAGGAAAGGATCAAACTGAGAGATGACTTCCAGAATGCCGAGAAAGTTACCATTATGTGGTGAGCCAAGTATTTCGTCATCGCCACGGAAAGGCAGTCCTCTTTCGCTTAAAAACTTTATGACAGCCACAACCCTCTTGAGCACCTCCCGCCAATACCGCTTCTCTCCATCTAGCTGTTGCACTAGTTTAGCATCCACAGTCCCGCTCCCGGTGACAGATGAGCGCCGAAGCAATGCTAACATGCAATTACAATGCTCTGTGCTTTTTTCATGCTCACGCACACGTTCAGGGTGTTTCCAGTCAGAAAAACCACTAACAAATTGATTTTTCTTGGTAGAAAAAAGCATACaggcaaaacaaaaaatattacctGTAGATGGTGAATAGGTGATCCAGTCTCTGGAAACTTTTTCCCTATTTGGGAGTTGACAGCACAGCAGATCATTAGTAAGGGAGCGCTTAACGTTACCACCCAGACCCCCATCACGGGTTGAGGCTAGATATGTGGTCTTTCTGTTATGAAAAGCAGCAGGTCCACGATCGATAAGAACAGCACGAGCATCCTCGTCGATTGCCCCCCACAATGCCGGGTCAGACACCTGATTAAACCACTGCTCATCATGGTCGCTTCTGCTGCTGCTACCGATAACGTTAGCGCTAGCAGGTTGTGCTGCCTTGCTAACGTTAGCCTCAGTCTCCACGACGTCCTCGGGTCCCTGGTTAGCAGCATGCTCGTCATCATCATAATAATCTCGATCTACCACACATTCTTCACCCTGATTCTCCGCCTCCTGGGCCTCAGCCTGGCTACTTTTAAAGAATGATTTGATAGATGGAAGCTGTCTTAATAAAGACGCctccctctcctctttttctctttttcgttTGCGTTTAAAACAACCGCTTCTTTCACTCATTTTCTTGACCTACAACGTCAACGACTCATCCCACAGTCCGCGCTCAATTCAGTGCGGATTTATTTGAAGTTCGCGTGGGGGCGGGGTTGTTAAGTCAGTGCGTTCCCACAGCTGCGCTTGAATTATattatgaatacaaatatatCAGCCTGCCTTTCAGCATGTGAAATTCTTAAGGAGGCTTAACTTTATACCATCAGTGATCAATACACACTGATATTAACTTGCTTAATAAAAAGATAAGCCAGCGTCATTTATTATGCATAGCCTATATTAAACCTTTCACGCTTAAtccaaatgtattgttttactcgGTGCTTGCTTATATGTATtgaaatgtctgaaacctaaaataaacattatgaggttgaaaaaACTGCATAGTTGTGTGCTgcatataaataataaccatatcatATCAAAAGTGAGAAAGAAGATGATCAAGTTCGGCCAAAGgcagattcgaacccgggtccaACGCGTCAAAAATCTCAAGTACCAACGCCCTACGGTCTACGCCACTGCACTGACTGTAGATATAATGCATTAACGTGAGTCTTTTTGCTAGAAAGACAGACACTTAGCGCAAGTTGCGCAACTATACAATACGCtccgtaaaaagaaaaaaaaaaatattttctttagaattttttttttttccttttcttgggCCCCAAGTGCGCATGGGCCCCTGGGCACATGCCCATAATGCCCATTGGGTAATCCGGCCCTGTGTCTGTCACAAATCATAAATTGTTTCTTCAGcttattaaaatatcttattttactgCAACTATCTGTTTCTGCTTCTTTATCATATATGTATAGTGTGTGATTTATAAATATCCTACCTCACATATTTTGATTTTGGACGTCTGGCCACTTTATATCTTTATATCAGAATATAATATGTAACTGTTAAGCCtattatgaaaattaaaatacGCTGAACCATGTGTCCTGTATCATAGCTACATGAATGACCTTTGCAGCAAAAAACCTGACCGCTCATCGCACCTGGCAAACAAGTTACACTGAGTGGAGCTGACAACTGGTCCAAGATGGCGGCTCCACGGCTCGACCGTGCCAATAGGCAGTAGCGTTCGATAGGGcgtctacctatatgatgtctatggatacgacagcgtgttccagttcctgccaatatcatAGAcagccaatatccagcaacttcgccaagccattgaagaggagtgaccaacattccacaggccacaatcaacaactcTATGCAAAGGacatgtgttgcactgcgtgaggcaaatggtggtcacaccagacactgactggttttcggaccagAATTCTGGGTAACATTGTTTACCAAAAATTAGCACAAGATTTAAGCCAGTATTTGGTGAACTTTATATTAACAGTACATTACAATGAGAAACACAAGCCTCTGTATTTTTCTGTATTCTTTATTGATCTAGTAATTTGATTAcagttttattaacatgtttatgcCAATGACGTacataaattctttttttttttttgcatttcctttaCATCATGAGCTTGCTTTACATTTGCTTTAGATTTATAAAGTT
Encoded proteins:
- the LOC132141692 gene encoding zinc finger protein 587-like, whose translation is MANTVTFQTQIASVMEVLANAAVAEICKLVEDSYTELQLEICQTQKENNLLKNKIKMIEIRDSFHRRAHKLRNESTALTKIGGHEKESGRISVKIASLSNEDDDDETACSREVSRLQPETLDQSVEIDEPDILRIKEERPDNERCEQSERETETTENHKDDSQYRSAGVSVTVCRDNFIDQNTVQHCQQESVEDDEPDCLIIKEERPDNMRCEQSEREIETTENQDTQYGAGVFVTVHRDNFIDQDTVQHCHQESNGMLPDHLKDETPETKDIGGLCDGDSETNLQPVPSYPSWVSTRFDSTTNHPSYSESECNGGPSVNQYLMYRGSADPMCSYATPIDSNGLSMLDIEGHLTHSDEGNNISRSDRSRFTPNFSIKHSDSPQIQRKDKFVCKHCGKAFSQLSTLLLHQKIHNREKVHHCTLCGKRFSQASGLKRHHSIHRGEKPFRCVHCGKQFADQSNLRKHVTVHTGEKPYGCNLCGKMFNQSSNLKTHMMIHTHEKPFGCDRCGRMFAHKYILVKHQQRICVSAGQL